From Pseudomonas sp. CCI4.2, one genomic window encodes:
- a CDS encoding CheR family methyltransferase, giving the protein MSRDERFFAFLKDRIGLDVASVGEAIIERAVRQRSVLAKSQDIEGYWQVLLTSATEQQALIEAVIVPETWFFRYPESFATLGKLAQARLAELMGVRPLRILSLPCSTGEEPYSIAMALFDAGLIAQQFQIDAVDISPLSIERAQRGVYGKNSFRGEQVEFRDRHFSADADGFLISERVQTQVNFQPGNVLDPGLFATQPAYDFVFCRNLLIYFDLATQQRVFNVLKNWTRVDGVLFIGPAEGNLLSRLGMRSIGVAQSFAFSRHADSVPEPVASFVAPAFSRPLTPVPWPPTPRPMVAMPSKAAAAQRASDGRVVVNTDAADLLSTIATLANQGNSAEARAACERYLQLYEPVAQVFYWLGLLSDLGGQSAEALGLYRKALYLQPQHPEALAQLAALLASQGDLMGARRLHERAARGLGKEGQKP; this is encoded by the coding sequence ATGAGCCGCGATGAGCGCTTTTTTGCCTTCCTCAAGGACCGGATCGGCCTGGACGTCGCCTCGGTCGGCGAAGCCATCATTGAGCGTGCGGTTCGCCAGCGCAGTGTTTTGGCAAAGTCCCAAGACATCGAAGGCTATTGGCAGGTGTTACTGACCTCTGCGACCGAACAACAAGCGCTGATCGAAGCTGTAATCGTTCCCGAGACCTGGTTTTTCCGCTACCCGGAATCGTTTGCGACGCTGGGCAAGCTGGCACAGGCGCGTTTGGCTGAACTCATGGGTGTGCGACCGTTGCGCATTCTCAGCCTCCCGTGTTCCACCGGCGAAGAGCCTTATTCAATCGCCATGGCCTTGTTTGATGCTGGATTGATAGCGCAGCAGTTTCAGATTGATGCGGTGGACATCAGCCCGCTATCGATTGAGCGGGCCCAGCGTGGCGTTTACGGAAAGAACTCGTTTCGTGGCGAACAGGTCGAGTTTCGCGACCGGCATTTTAGCGCCGACGCCGACGGCTTTTTGATCAGCGAGCGTGTGCAGACGCAGGTCAATTTTCAGCCCGGAAACGTGCTTGACCCCGGCTTGTTTGCCACGCAGCCAGCCTACGACTTTGTGTTCTGCCGCAACCTGCTGATCTATTTTGACCTGGCCACCCAGCAGCGGGTGTTCAACGTGCTCAAGAATTGGACCCGGGTAGACGGCGTGCTCTTTATCGGTCCCGCCGAGGGCAATTTGTTGTCGCGCTTGGGCATGCGCTCAATCGGCGTGGCGCAATCATTTGCGTTCAGTCGCCACGCCGACAGCGTGCCGGAGCCCGTCGCCAGTTTTGTTGCGCCCGCTTTTTCCCGGCCGCTTACGCCGGTGCCGTGGCCGCCCACGCCGCGCCCGATGGTGGCGATGCCGTCGAAGGCCGCTGCGGCGCAACGCGCCTCTGATGGGCGGGTCGTCGTGAACACCGACGCCGCCGACCTGTTAAGCACTATTGCAACCCTCGCCAACCAAGGTAATAGCGCCGAGGCCCGAGCGGCCTGCGAACGCTATTTGCAGCTGTATGAGCCGGTGGCGCAGGTGTTTTATTGGTTAGGGTTGTTAAGTGATCTAGGCGGCCAGAGCGCCGAAGCACTGGGCTTGTACCGCAAGGCGCTGTATCTGCAACCGCAGCACCCCGAAGCGCTGGCGCAACTGGCGGCGTTGCTCGCCTCCCAAGGTGATCTCATGGGTGCACGACGGTTGCATGAGCGGGCCGCTCGTGGCTTGGGCAAAGAAGGGCAAAAACCATGA
- the prfB gene encoding peptide chain release factor 2 (programmed frameshift) encodes MEINPILNSIKDLSERSETIRGYLDYDQKHERLTEVNRELEDPAVWNNPEYAQNLGRERSLLAQIVDTLDEMSSGLNDAKDLLLMSAEEEDQAAVDDVAAEVERLRESLEKLEFRRMFSGEMDANNAYLDIQAGSGGTEAQDWANILLRMYLRWADKRGFDATIMELSAGEVAGIKGATLHIKGEYVFGWLRTEIGVHRLVRKSPFDSGNRRHTSFSAVFVSPEIDDNIEIDINPSDLRIDTYRSSGAGGQHVNTTDSAVRITHVPTNTVVSCQNERSQHSNKDTAMKMLRARLYEQEVQKRNAASQALEDTKSDIGWGHQIRSYVLDQSRIKDLRTNIERSDCNNVLDGDIDEYLEASLKQGL; translated from the exons ATGGAAATCAACCCGATCCTAAACAGCATCAAGGACCTGTCCGAGCGTTCCGAAACTATTCGGGGGTATCTT GACTACGATCAAAAGCATGAGCGTCTGACCGAAGTCAATCGCGAGCTTGAAGATCCGGCTGTCTGGAACAACCCCGAATACGCACAGAACCTGGGCCGCGAGCGTTCCTTGCTGGCGCAGATCGTCGACACCCTGGACGAAATGTCCTCCGGGCTGAACGACGCCAAAGACCTGTTGCTGATGTCCGCTGAAGAAGAAGATCAGGCGGCCGTGGATGACGTGGCCGCCGAAGTCGAGCGTCTGCGCGAGTCGCTGGAGAAGCTTGAATTCCGCCGGATGTTCAGCGGTGAGATGGACGCCAACAACGCGTACCTCGATATCCAGGCCGGATCCGGCGGGACCGAGGCTCAAGACTGGGCCAACATCCTGCTGCGCATGTACCTGCGCTGGGCGGATAAACGCGGTTTCGACGCGACCATCATGGAATTGTCCGCCGGTGAAGTCGCCGGGATCAAAGGCGCGACCCTGCATATCAAGGGCGAATACGTGTTTGGCTGGTTGCGCACCGAGATTGGCGTCCACCGTTTGGTGCGCAAGAGCCCGTTCGACTCCGGCAACCGCCGTCATACGTCGTTCTCGGCTGTGTTCGTCTCGCCGGAAATCGATGACAACATCGAAATTGACATCAACCCGTCGGACCTGCGAATAGATACCTATCGTTCGTCCGGTGCCGGTGGTCAGCACGTAAACACCACTGACTCGGCGGTGCGGATTACCCACGTACCGACCAACACCGTGGTCAGCTGCCAGAACGAACGCTCCCAACACTCCAACAAAGACACCGCGATGAAGATGTTGCGGGCGCGTTTGTACGAGCAGGAAGTGCAGAAGCGCAACGCCGCATCGCAAGCCCTTGAAGACACCAAGTCGGACATCGGCTGGGGTCACCAGATTCGTTCGTACGTGCTCGACCAGTCGCGGATCAAGGATTTGCGCACCAACATCGAACGCAGCGACTGCAACAACGTGCTCGATGGTGACATCGACGAGTACCTTGAAGCCAGCCTCAAGCAAGGGCTGTAA
- a CDS encoding hybrid sensor histidine kinase/response regulator, producing the protein MTPEQLRDASLFELFALEAEAQTQVLSTGLLALERDPTQAAHLEACMRAAHSLKGAARIVGVDAGVSVAHVMEDCLVSAQESRLYLLPEHIDALLLGTDLLLRIATPGSSGVRPEDINAYVVQMNRLLAPAVVVVPPPPPPPPSLASLLAKSATSTSELSTEDLVAQALRLDALAMEVAPVVAAEPITVVSPVPARPLRRRRQDTEGGERVLRVTAERLNSLLDLSSKALVETQRLKPYLATMQRINRLQNHSEHVLEGLEAKLHEAGASAETHEVLDEARRLLSEAKAMLIQQTAELDEFGWNAGRRAQQLYDTALACRMRPFADVLGGQARMVRDLGRELGKQVRLEIEGEKTQVDRDVLEKLEAPLTHLLRNAVDHGVELPAQRLLAGKPAEGLIRLKASHQAGLLVLEISDDGAGVDLDRLRRSIIERQLSPAETAAQLSEEELLSFLFLPGFSLRDKVTEVSGRGVGLDAVQHMVRQLRGSVELEQGAGEGSRFHIEVPLTLSVVRSLVVEVGGEAYAFPLAHIERMRDLNADEIVQLEGRQHFWHEGRHVGLVAASQLLQRPQSTSVSDVLKVVVIRERDAVYGVAVERFIGERTLVVLPLDPRLGKVQDISAGALLDDGSAVLIIDVEDMLRSVEKLLNTGRLERIDRRSQLIDTAVRKRVLVVDDSLTVRELQRKLLVNRGYEVAVAVDGMDGWNALRAEDFDLLITDIDMPRMDGIELVTLLRRDSRLQSLPVMVVSYKDREEDRRRGLDAGADYYLAKASFHDDALLDAVTELIGSAQG; encoded by the coding sequence ATGACCCCAGAACAACTGCGCGATGCTTCGTTGTTCGAGCTTTTTGCGTTGGAAGCCGAAGCGCAAACCCAAGTTCTGAGTACCGGGTTGCTGGCGCTGGAGCGTGATCCGACCCAAGCGGCGCATCTGGAAGCGTGCATGCGGGCGGCGCATTCGCTCAAAGGCGCGGCGCGGATCGTGGGTGTGGATGCCGGCGTCAGCGTCGCGCATGTCATGGAAGATTGCCTGGTCAGCGCTCAGGAGTCGCGTTTGTACCTGCTGCCTGAACATATCGACGCCTTACTGCTGGGCACCGACTTGCTGCTGCGTATCGCCACCCCAGGCAGTTCGGGCGTCAGGCCGGAAGACATCAATGCCTACGTGGTGCAAATGAACCGTTTGCTCGCGCCGGCGGTGGTGGTTGTGCCGCCGCCACCGCCACCCCCCCCGTCACTTGCGTCGCTGCTCGCCAAGTCGGCGACGTCCACCTCGGAGCTGTCGACCGAAGATCTGGTGGCGCAGGCCTTGCGGCTCGACGCACTGGCTATGGAAGTCGCGCCCGTCGTGGCGGCAGAGCCGATAACCGTTGTCAGCCCAGTCCCTGCCCGTCCGTTACGGCGCAGGCGCCAAGACACCGAAGGCGGCGAGCGTGTTTTGCGTGTCACCGCTGAGCGTTTGAACAGCTTGCTCGATCTGTCGAGCAAAGCGCTGGTGGAGACCCAGCGGCTCAAGCCTTATTTGGCGACAATGCAGCGGATCAACCGCCTGCAAAACCACAGCGAACACGTGCTGGAAGGACTTGAAGCCAAACTCCATGAAGCGGGCGCCAGCGCCGAGACCCATGAGGTATTGGACGAAGCACGGCGTCTGTTATCCGAAGCCAAGGCGATGTTGATCCAGCAAACCGCCGAACTGGACGAATTCGGCTGGAACGCCGGCCGGCGTGCTCAGCAGCTCTACGACACTGCACTGGCGTGTCGGATGCGACCCTTTGCCGACGTGTTGGGCGGGCAGGCGCGAATGGTGCGTGACCTGGGCCGAGAACTGGGTAAGCAGGTGCGACTGGAAATTGAGGGTGAGAAAACCCAGGTCGACCGCGACGTTCTGGAGAAACTCGAAGCGCCGTTGACCCACCTGTTGCGCAACGCGGTGGACCACGGCGTTGAGTTGCCCGCGCAGCGCTTGCTGGCCGGCAAGCCTGCGGAGGGATTGATCCGCCTCAAAGCGTCCCACCAAGCCGGGCTGTTGGTGCTGGAAATCAGCGATGACGGCGCCGGTGTTGATCTGGACCGGCTGCGGCGGAGCATTATTGAACGGCAGCTATCGCCCGCCGAGACCGCCGCGCAATTAAGTGAAGAGGAGCTGCTTAGCTTCCTGTTCCTGCCCGGTTTCAGCCTGCGCGACAAAGTCACCGAAGTGTCCGGACGTGGCGTAGGTCTGGACGCCGTGCAGCATATGGTTCGCCAACTGCGCGGCTCGGTCGAGTTGGAGCAAGGTGCGGGGGAGGGCAGCCGTTTTCATATTGAAGTGCCGCTGACGCTGTCGGTGGTTCGCAGTTTGGTGGTGGAAGTCGGCGGCGAAGCCTACGCGTTCCCCTTAGCCCATATCGAACGCATGCGCGATTTGAACGCCGACGAGATCGTGCAACTTGAAGGTCGTCAGCATTTTTGGCACGAAGGCCGGCATGTTGGTTTGGTTGCTGCGAGCCAGTTGCTTCAGCGCCCGCAGAGCACCTCGGTGTCGGACGTTCTGAAAGTGGTGGTGATCCGTGAGCGTGACGCCGTGTATGGCGTGGCTGTGGAGCGCTTTATCGGCGAGCGAACCCTGGTGGTGTTGCCCCTTGATCCACGTTTGGGCAAGGTTCAGGACATTTCCGCTGGCGCGTTGCTCGACGATGGTTCCGCCGTCTTGATCATTGATGTTGAAGACATGCTGCGCTCGGTGGAGAAGCTGCTGAATACCGGGCGCCTCGAGCGCATCGACCGTCGCAGCCAACTGATCGACACTGCGGTGCGCAAGCGCGTACTGGTGGTGGATGATTCGTTGACGGTGAGGGAGTTACAGCGCAAGTTGCTGGTCAATCGCGGCTATGAAGTGGCGGTGGCGGTGGACGGTATGGACGGGTGGAATGCATTGCGGGCGGAGGACTTTGATTTGTTGATCACCGACATCGACATGCCGCGCATGGACGGCATCGAACTGGTGACCTTGCTGCGCCGCGACAGCCGTTTGCAGTCATTGCCGGTGATGGTGGTTTCCTACAAAGACCGAGAAGAAGATCGTCGACGCGGCCTGGATGCTGGCGCGGATTACTACCTGGCCAAAGCCAGCTTCCATGACGACGCCCTGTTGGACGCCGTGACGGAGCTGATAGGGAGTGCGCAAGGATGA
- a CDS encoding chemotaxis protein CheW, protein MIEYSAKRGVAPPQNILFLLFHVGRERYALEAVDIAEVLPRLQLKPIAQTPHWVAGVFAHRGAMVPVIDLSALTFGHPAKARTSTRLVLVNYRPDADRPSQLLGLILEQATETLRCAPSEFKHYGLDNQQAAYLGPVREDEQGLLQWVRVQDLLSDPVRELLYPAQPTAAELFEGAP, encoded by the coding sequence ATGATTGAGTATTCGGCCAAACGTGGTGTCGCACCGCCACAGAACATTTTATTTCTGCTGTTTCACGTCGGCCGAGAACGTTACGCGCTTGAAGCGGTGGACATCGCTGAAGTATTGCCCCGCCTACAGCTCAAGCCCATCGCCCAGACGCCACATTGGGTGGCGGGGGTGTTCGCGCATCGGGGCGCTATGGTGCCGGTCATCGACCTCAGCGCGCTGACCTTTGGCCATCCGGCAAAGGCCCGGACCAGCACCCGACTGGTGTTAGTGAACTATCGGCCAGACGCCGATCGCCCCAGCCAACTGCTTGGCCTGATTCTCGAACAGGCGACCGAAACCCTGCGGTGCGCGCCCAGCGAGTTCAAACACTACGGGCTCGATAACCAGCAGGCGGCTTACCTGGGGCCGGTGCGTGAAGACGAACAGGGCTTGCTGCAATGGGTGCGCGTGCAAGATTTGCTCAGCGATCCGGTGCGCGAACTGCTTTACCCGGCACAACCGACGGCTGCCGAGTTATTTGAGGGCGCGCCATGA
- a CDS encoding chemotaxis response regulator protein-glutamate methylesterase, whose protein sequence is MKIAIVNDMPMAVEALRRAIALEPQHQLVWIATNGAEAVERCAQLTPDLILMDLIMPVMDGVEATRQIMAATPCAIVIVTVDREQNVHRVFEAMGYGALDVVDTPALGAGDPKDAAAPLLRKILNIGWLIGQRDSRVRTVLTPLRQSVQRRGLVAIGSSAGGPAALETLLKGLPKKFPAAIVLVQHVDQVFAAGMAEWLSSASGLTVRLACNGEPPQSGTVLLAGTNHHIRLLKNGNLAYTAEPVNEIYRPSIDVFFDSVARFWSGDAVGVLLTGMGRDGAEGLKSMRQQGFLTIAQDQQSSAVYGMPKAAAAIDAAVEIRPLEKIASRLVEVFAQ, encoded by the coding sequence ATGAAAATCGCAATCGTTAACGATATGCCCATGGCAGTTGAAGCGCTGCGCCGGGCTATCGCTTTGGAGCCGCAACACCAACTGGTCTGGATTGCCACCAACGGCGCCGAAGCAGTGGAACGCTGCGCTCAATTGACGCCTGACTTGATCCTGATGGACTTGATCATGCCGGTCATGGATGGCGTTGAGGCCACCCGCCAGATCATGGCAGCGACGCCGTGCGCCATCGTCATTGTGACAGTCGACCGCGAGCAGAATGTCCACCGGGTATTCGAAGCCATGGGCTATGGCGCCCTGGACGTGGTCGATACCCCGGCGCTCGGTGCGGGTGACCCCAAGGATGCCGCCGCGCCCTTACTGCGTAAAATCCTCAACATTGGCTGGCTGATCGGCCAGCGCGACAGCCGCGTGCGCACGGTCTTGACCCCGTTGCGTCAAAGCGTCCAGCGTCGGGGATTGGTCGCCATTGGTTCCTCCGCAGGGGGGCCCGCCGCATTGGAAACACTGCTCAAAGGCCTGCCGAAAAAATTCCCAGCGGCCATTGTGCTGGTGCAGCACGTTGACCAGGTTTTTGCGGCGGGCATGGCCGAATGGCTGAGCAGCGCTTCGGGTTTAACGGTGCGATTGGCTTGCAATGGCGAACCCCCGCAGAGCGGTACGGTGTTACTGGCGGGAACCAATCACCATATTCGCTTATTGAAGAACGGCAACCTGGCGTATACCGCCGAGCCGGTGAACGAAATCTATCGGCCTTCTATCGATGTGTTCTTCGACAGTGTGGCCCGTTTCTGGAGTGGAGATGCGGTGGGTGTGTTGTTGACAGGTATGGGGCGCGACGGTGCCGAAGGGCTGAAATCGATGCGCCAACAGGGATTTCTGACCATTGCGCAGGATCAGCAGAGCAGTGCGGTATACGGCATGCCCAAGGCCGCAGCAGCCATAGATGCGGCCGTTGAAATAAGGCCCTTGGAAAAAATTGCATCCAGATTAGTGGAGGTGTTCGCCCAATGA
- a CDS encoding chemotaxis protein CheW yields MSAERIDQSLIQEDTQAIDDCWNRIGIHGVRSCPLLAAHIHCRNCAVYSAAATRLLDRYSLVQEHRIPTHSSEAYHEIKTRSILVFRLGEEWLGLPTRCLVEVAPLQTIHSLPHQRSRALLGVANVRGALVACVSLVELLGLGTGPVINPSARIMPRMLIITAEGGPAVVPVDEVDGIYAIDQRTLDSASSSGHNGNAKYTRGVIQWKARSLRLLDEEQLLSAMNRSFS; encoded by the coding sequence ATGAGTGCCGAGCGGATTGACCAGAGCTTGATTCAGGAAGACACCCAGGCCATCGACGATTGCTGGAACCGCATCGGGATTCACGGTGTCCGTTCATGCCCTTTGCTCGCTGCACACATTCATTGCCGTAACTGCGCGGTGTATTCCGCTGCGGCCACGCGCTTGCTGGACCGCTATTCACTGGTTCAGGAACACCGAATACCGACCCACAGCAGCGAGGCTTATCACGAAATAAAAACCCGTTCGATTCTGGTGTTCCGTCTGGGCGAAGAATGGCTGGGGTTGCCGACGCGTTGCTTGGTGGAAGTCGCGCCATTGCAGACCATCCACTCGCTGCCACACCAGCGTTCGCGGGCCTTGTTAGGCGTGGCTAACGTGCGAGGAGCGTTGGTGGCGTGTGTGTCGCTGGTTGAATTGCTTGGCTTGGGAACCGGTCCGGTGATCAATCCATCCGCTCGAATAATGCCTCGCATGTTGATCATTACGGCCGAAGGTGGCCCGGCGGTGGTGCCGGTGGACGAAGTGGACGGTATTTACGCCATTGACCAGCGCACCCTGGACTCTGCGTCGAGTTCAGGCCATAACGGCAACGCCAAATACACCCGGGGCGTTATCCAGTGGAAGGCGCGCAGCCTGCGCCTGCTTGACGAAGAGCAGCTGTTGTCGGCAATGAACCGGAGCTTCTCATGA
- a CDS encoding TetR/AcrR family transcriptional regulator: protein MAQEGAAGIATAVAQSIQYQGRKASRQGSEQRRQDILDAAMRIVVRDGVRAVRHRAVAAEAGVPLSATTYYFKDMDDLLTDAFSQHVERSAAYMAKLWGNTEVVLHGMLARSDGSLECQAQLADDIALMALEYLRFQLTARREHLIAEHAFHHEALINPRLTQLVSAHQQILLQGTFQFLQVMGSSQPQQDAQVLTGIICRMEYQGLLDGPQPDADEAMLGILTRYMHLVLGAPTLTSE, encoded by the coding sequence ATCGCTCAAGAAGGGGCTGCGGGCATCGCAACAGCCGTGGCTCAAAGTATTCAGTATCAGGGGCGCAAAGCCAGTCGGCAGGGCAGTGAGCAGCGCCGGCAAGACATTCTCGACGCTGCGATGCGAATCGTCGTACGTGATGGCGTCCGGGCTGTACGCCATCGGGCAGTGGCCGCTGAAGCCGGTGTGCCACTCTCGGCCACCACCTACTATTTCAAAGACATGGACGACTTGCTCACCGATGCCTTTTCCCAGCACGTCGAACGCAGCGCAGCGTACATGGCCAAACTCTGGGGTAACACCGAAGTGGTGCTGCACGGCATGCTTGCGCGCAGCGATGGCAGTCTTGAGTGCCAAGCACAATTGGCCGACGACATTGCGTTGATGGCGCTGGAATACCTGCGCTTTCAACTGACCGCCCGGCGCGAGCATCTGATCGCTGAACATGCGTTTCACCATGAGGCGTTAATCAACCCTCGACTGACACAATTGGTGAGCGCCCATCAGCAGATTTTGCTGCAAGGTACCTTTCAGTTTTTGCAGGTAATGGGCTCGTCGCAACCGCAACAGGATGCTCAAGTGTTGACGGGGATTATCTGCCGGATGGAATATCAGGGCCTGCTAGACGGTCCGCAGCCTGATGCGGACGAAGCAATGCTTGGAATACTGACCCGCTACATGCATTTGGTACTGGGTGCCCCGACACTGACCAGCGAGTAA
- the lysS gene encoding lysine--tRNA ligase, whose protein sequence is MSDQQLDPQDLQQEENSLIALRKEKLAVERAKGQAFPNDFRRDSYCNDLQKQYADKTKEELLAAAIPVKVAGRLMLNRGSFMVIQDMTGRIQVYVNRKTLSEDTLASVKTWDLGDIIAAEGTLARSGKGDLYVEMTNVRLLTKSLRPLPDKHHGLTDTETRYRQRYVDLIVNEEVRDTFRIRSQVIAHIRAFFMKRDFLEVETPMLQTIPGGAAAKPFETHHNALDLDMFLRIAPELFLKRLVVGGFERVFEINRNFRNEGVSTRHNPEFTMLEFYQAYADYEDNMDLTEELFRELAQLVLNSTDVPYQGKVFHFGEPFQRISVFASILKYNPDITAADLEDIDKARAIAKKAGAAVKGFEGLGKLQTMIFEELVEHQLEQPTFITEYPFEVSPLARRNNTNPNVTDRFELFIGGREIANAYSELNDAEDQAERFQAQVRDKDSGDDEAMHYDADFVRALEYGMPPTAGEGIGIDRLVMLLTDAPSIRDVILFPHMRPQA, encoded by the coding sequence ATGAGCGACCAACAACTCGACCCGCAAGACCTGCAACAGGAAGAAAACAGCCTGATCGCCCTGCGCAAGGAAAAACTTGCCGTCGAGCGCGCCAAAGGCCAAGCCTTCCCCAACGACTTCCGCCGCGACAGCTACTGCAATGACTTGCAGAAGCAGTACGCCGACAAGACCAAGGAAGAGCTGTTGGCTGCAGCGATTCCGGTCAAGGTTGCGGGTCGTCTCATGCTTAACCGTGGCTCGTTCATGGTGATTCAGGACATGACCGGTCGCATTCAGGTCTACGTCAACCGCAAAACCCTGTCGGAAGACACCTTGGCCTCGGTCAAGACCTGGGACTTGGGCGATATCATTGCCGCCGAAGGCACTCTGGCCCGTTCCGGCAAAGGCGACTTGTACGTTGAAATGACCAACGTGCGCTTGCTGACCAAATCCTTGCGCCCGTTGCCGGACAAGCACCACGGCCTGACCGATACCGAAACCCGTTATCGCCAGCGCTATGTTGACTTGATCGTCAACGAAGAAGTCCGCGACACCTTCCGCATTCGTTCGCAGGTCATCGCGCATATTCGGGCCTTCTTTATGAAGCGTGATTTCCTCGAAGTCGAAACACCGATGCTGCAGACCATCCCCGGTGGTGCTGCCGCCAAGCCGTTCGAGACTCACCACAACGCCCTCGACCTGGACATGTTCCTGCGTATCGCCCCGGAACTGTTCCTCAAGCGCCTGGTGGTTGGCGGCTTCGAACGCGTATTCGAGATCAACCGCAACTTCCGCAACGAAGGCGTTTCGACTCGGCATAATCCAGAATTCACCATGCTTGAGTTCTATCAGGCCTACGCCGACTACGAAGACAATATGGACCTCACCGAGGAACTGTTCCGTGAGCTGGCGCAACTGGTGTTGAACAGCACCGACGTGCCATATCAAGGCAAAGTGTTCCATTTCGGCGAGCCGTTCCAGCGTATCTCGGTGTTCGCATCGATCCTCAAGTACAACCCGGACATTACTGCGGCTGACCTCGAAGACATCGACAAGGCCCGCGCTATCGCCAAGAAAGCCGGTGCTGCTGTTAAAGGCTTTGAAGGTCTGGGCAAGCTGCAAACCATGATTTTTGAAGAGTTGGTCGAGCATCAACTCGAGCAGCCGACGTTCATCACCGAATACCCGTTCGAAGTGTCGCCGCTGGCACGTCGCAATAACACCAACCCGAACGTCACCGACCGCTTTGAATTGTTCATCGGTGGCCGTGAAATCGCCAACGCCTACTCCGAGTTGAACGACGCGGAAGACCAGGCCGAGCGCTTTCAGGCCCAGGTTCGTGACAAGGACTCTGGTGACGATGAAGCCATGCATTACGATGCCGACTTCGTTCGCGCCTTGGAATACGGCATGCCACCCACCGCCGGTGAAGGTATCGGCATCGACCGACTGGTGATGCTACTGACCGACGCACCGTCGATTCGCGACGTGATCCTGTTCCCGCATATGCGCCCACAAGCGTAA
- a CDS encoding PleD family two-component system response regulator translates to MHDLQVDGFKRTDENSAMVLLVDDQAMIGEAVRRGLANEENIDFHFCADPHQAVSQAILIKPTVILQDLVMPGLDGLTLVREYRNNPQTKDIPIIVLSTKDDPLIKSAAFAAGANDYLVKLPDTIELVARIRYHSRSYMTLLQRDEAYRALRVSQQQLLDTNLVLQRLMNSDGLTGLSNRRHFDEYLELEWRRAAREQTQMSLLMIDVDYFKAYNDSFGHLEGDEALRSVAKAIRGSCARPSDLPARYGGEEFALVLPNTSPGGARLLAEKLRHTVTALAIPHNSPVPGSTLSISIGLATMIPQPGSNSRQLIQEADQGLYSAKNNGRNQVVVGG, encoded by the coding sequence ATGCATGACTTACAAGTAGATGGCTTCAAGAGAACCGACGAAAACTCGGCGATGGTGCTGCTCGTTGACGACCAGGCCATGATCGGGGAAGCGGTGCGGCGTGGCCTCGCCAACGAAGAAAACATCGACTTCCATTTTTGTGCCGACCCTCATCAAGCGGTCAGTCAGGCGATTCTGATCAAGCCGACGGTTATTCTGCAGGACCTGGTGATGCCTGGCCTTGACGGGCTGACGCTGGTTCGCGAATACCGCAACAACCCACAGACTAAAGATATTCCGATCATTGTGCTCTCGACCAAAGACGACCCGCTGATCAAAAGCGCGGCGTTTGCTGCTGGCGCGAACGATTACCTGGTCAAGCTGCCAGACACCATTGAGTTGGTGGCGCGCATTCGTTATCACTCGCGCTCGTACATGACCCTGCTTCAGCGCGACGAAGCCTATCGTGCCCTGCGCGTCAGCCAACAGCAGTTGCTCGACACCAATCTGGTGTTGCAACGTCTGATGAACTCCGACGGCCTGACCGGATTGTCCAATCGCCGGCATTTTGACGAATACTTGGAGTTGGAATGGCGTCGGGCGGCGCGTGAGCAAACTCAGATGTCGCTGCTGATGATCGACGTCGATTACTTTAAAGCCTACAACGACAGCTTTGGTCATTTGGAAGGCGACGAAGCCTTGCGCTCGGTCGCCAAGGCGATCCGTGGAAGCTGCGCACGTCCTTCCGACCTCCCGGCCCGTTATGGCGGTGAAGAATTCGCGCTGGTGTTGCCCAACACTTCGCCGGGTGGCGCGCGGTTGCTGGCAGAAAAACTGCGCCACACGGTGACCGCCCTGGCCATCCCTCACAACTCCCCGGTGCCGGGTTCCACTTTGTCCATTAGCATTGGTTTGGCCACCATGATCCCGCAGCCGGGTTCTAACAGCCGCCAACTGATTCAAGAGGCCGACCAAGGCCTGTACTCGGCAAAGAACAATGGGCGTAATCAAGTGGTGGTGGGTGGGTAA